CCAGTCGTGCAACCAACAGTCATACAGCCAACGGTCATACAACCAACAGTCGTACAACCAACAAACCTACAACCAACAAACTTACAACAACCAAATGTACAACCAACAGCAATCTTACAGCCACCTTCTTCAGACAGCATTCTCGCGGAACCAGGCGCAATCTTACAACCAGACGGACCAATACCAAATGTCGTTTGTGGCGCGTCAGTTCGGTAACGGTTCACAGGGTAGGTATTCCTCCAACGAACGTGGCGTGGACTCACAGAACGGTATGGACTGGCACAATTTCTACCGACTACGCCAGCAAGCTGCTATCAGGGACGCGTGGAGGAGTTCTTACCATGATTAAAGACTTTGTTTCTTGAGATCATGTGAAAATGTCCAGCAATAGGATTTAACGCCATACGTTCAGGTTTTTGGCACAAAAAGGTTTTGTAAGACACAAAAGAATTGTAAGGTTGGtcacaaaattgacaaaattgGACAGAAGATTGCCAAAGTTGGTCACATGGAGGAGTTCTTTCTGCGATTAATGACTTTCTCTGTCAATTATGTTCATGTGAAAATGTCCAGCAATAGGAATTTATGCCATATGTTCAGGTTTCTGGCGCAAAAATGTTGTGAAAGTTCTTATGTAGATGAACATGTAAAAATGAGAATACTGTCCTGTGGCAAGAATTGTGAAGTTGGTTGCAAAATTGACAAAGTTGGTCAAAAGATTGCCAAAGTTGGTCACATGGAGGAGTTCTTACTATAATTAAAGACTTTGTGTCATAAGTTCATGTGAAAATGTCCAGCAATAGGAATTTATGACATACGTACAGGTTTCTGGCACAAAAAGGTTCCCATGTGAACGACATGTGAAGATGAGAATACTCACTTGTGGCAAGAATTGTGTAAGGTTGGTCACAAAGTTGGTCAAAAGATTGACAAAGTTGATCAGATGTTGTAGTTCTTACTATAATTAAAGACTTTGTGTCATAAGTTCATGTGAAAATGTCCAGCAATAGGAATTTATGACATACGTACAGGTTTCTGGCACAAAAAGGTTCCCATGTGGAcaacatgtgaagatgagaaTACTCACTTGTGGCAAGAATTGTGTAAGGTTGGTCACAAAATTTACAAAGTTGGTCAAAAGATTGACAAAGTTGGTCAGATGTTGGAGTTCTTACTATGCTTAAAGACTTTGTTTCTTAAGATCATGTGAAAATGTCCAGCAATAGGAATTTATGCCATACGTACAGGTTTCTGGCACAAAAAGGTTCCCATATGGATGAACAAGTGAAGATGAGAATACTCACTTGTGGCAAGAATTGTGTAAGGTTGGTCACAAAGTTGGTCAGATGTTGGAGTTCTTACTATGATTAAAGACTTTGTGTCTTAAGATCATGTGAGAATGTTAAGGAATTTATGCCATACATTCAGGTTTCTGGCACAAAAAGGTTCCCATGTGGATGAACCATGAAGATGAGAATACTCATTTGTGGCAAGAATTGTAAGGATGGTCACAAAATTGACAAAGTTGGTCACAAGATTGCTAAAGTTGGTCACATGTTGGAGTTCTTACTATGATACTATGACTTTTTGTGTCATAAGATCATGTGAAAATGTCCAGCAATAGGAATTTATGCCATACGTACAGGTTTCTGGCACAAAAAGGTTCCCATGTGAACGACATGTGAAGATGAGAATACTCACTTGTGGCAAGAATTGTGTAAGGTTGGTCACAAAGTTGGTCAGATGTTTGAGTTCTTACTATGATTAAAGACTTTGTGTCTTAAGATCATGTGAAAATGTTAAGGAATTTATGCCACACGTTCAGGTTTCTGACACAAAAATGTTGTGAAGGTTCCCTTGTGAATGAACAAATTTTAAATCTTCATCATGTGAAGGTGAAAATTCTCACTAGTAGAATAGATAAGGTTGGTCACAAAATTAACAAAGTTGGTCAAAAGATTGAGAAAGTTGGCCACAAGAATGACAAAGTTGACTGTAACTAACAAATTAACTGTTGATCTATGAAGTGCAAAATCAAGAACGTAACTCTCAATATAAGGCCAAACAGGAGGCAATCTGAGGAAAGCCACGCTCTTTATCCTCCAGCCACCTAAGGAAGCCTTTAAGTGCTAAACTTGTTTTAGATTAGGATTCAAGAAGAAAATAGGACAGATTTCTGTTGCCTCAGTCCTTGCCCTGTAAAACTAGAGTCTTAGCATGTGCCAAGTCAGGAAAGAATGTTCTAAAATCATTGTTCTAATTAGATACCATATGCTGGCTATCATGTAAGACAAAAACTGTTGAATAATACTTTTAGCAATATTCAATAATTAGGACAGGTGTTATAATGCTTTTAGAACCTATTGCAAATGTTCAAACTAACAGttactattatatataatatcaatTGCACGTTTTTTACTTACAGAGGCAATAGCCTGTCTAAGTTACTCTAACCAATCAGTGTTCAGAACTTAAAATTCATTATTGTATATAGccttacaaatacatgtatagttagCCCTTGTGATATAGTACAACTGTTTGTTACATCATTGTGGAAGGCTATGACATCACTTCCTGTATGCTATGACATCACTTCCTGTATGCTATGACATCAATTCCTGTGAGACCAAATCACCTTGAAATTTAAAGTGTTGTTGAAAATAGCCAGGGAAGTTAAGCACTAGTATTTTGTTACTGTTTTTGTTGATTACAAACAATTGTAACTGCAATTTTCAGATGTTGGTTTAGCCAGTACAGTTAGGTAAAGAAGAGGAGATGTTCAAATAAAGACATGCAGTCTTTTCGTCAGTATAGTATAttctgtgttcagtcatttgttccaCCTTTGAGAACACTTACAGATTTCATAATGTTGGCACCTTATTttgttcgcacgctcgcatgagtttttgggttcccaaaGGATATCATCCATGCATACAATCTAATCAACATAGCCTAGTTCCTTATCTATAAGTGCGGTGTGTAGCTAAAGTTTAACTttctcgaggtgtggctcttcgCAAACACGTACCTCCAGCTTTACGTCCTGAGGCCATGTAGatttattttagaaatatatggatgacgtcagcgAGCATAAATTTTTCGACCgtgacataaaaaaaattgtagcatGGTagaaagcagctgtaaaatgaacaaaacataTACTATAAAGTACctacaaaatctgaaaaaggATCAAGAAGGCGTGAATGAACGAAAGTGAGAACTCTaatttggtataccatactctatttgttttgtcatttgttcgctggccacttagatttcatgttACATGCTACCTTGCCACCTATTACCTAAGACCAATCTAGAACAATCGCCAAGCAGGTCAGCGGATTTGTTTGGTTTACCTTACCCAGTGCCTACTAGGTGAAGATAACAATGTTTTCCACTCGCATTCTTTAATTTGCCGAGAAGTGGACTATTGCCCCCGTGGCCTGATTCCTTGCAAGTCACAATTAAGCTAAAAATATTTGTTCTAATTATTTACGGTTATATATGCATGGAATTCTGAACCTACGGATAAAATCTGTCCTATATGTGCTGTATTCCATTGATGAGACATGCGTTACTTAGATGAAGTGTTCAGCATCATTTCAGCATCGATTTTATTTTTTGgcagtttgaccaaggaggttttatcaaccACCTTGGTTTGACggagtttgttgttgttgattaaGTTTGGTACTGACTTGTTTGACTGGAGGGTGGGTTggttgtagtctccaagcagatcctacggtagcataagatactatcaaaagctgacagaggaatGAGGCGACCTaagagtgtgtatgctaccggtgcccgtctgacttccgatttggtcggctatactccttggccagctttgatactatcttatggcaccataggatctgcttggagattagggacctgacgttatttgctggggggggggggggggctgggtCTGGGTCTGGTGCAAAGTGGGTCTGGTAAAAAATAAAATTCCATGGCCCTCCTCCCGCCCCCCAAAATTTTTCTACGCGCCCTGCCCCACCAAaaattttcaatggccctccccaaAATTTTTCCTTACTTTTTCCATTACAAGCACTTTCTCTCATCAAATCATATAGCAATAGGTTGGTTGTATGAGGCCAGGGTTAAGGATAAACATTTATCTTATCAAAGAAATCACACTTCTCTCCTCGATAGTTCTCCAGCAAGACATTCCGCGGTGTGGTGATATTCAGGCAGGTGTAGTTGTTCTCCTTACTGTAGGCTGGCCAATGAAGAACTGGCGGTTGGATGCTGCTCGCGTACGGACTGGGTTTGTTGGGGTCCCCGGTATGCGCGAAGTTCCCGTAGTGGTACGCAATACTGTCGGCCAGGACCTGTAAGAATATAGCACGGGTTAACCTTCagccgtggggtaacctatatccgttgtttttttttaacagggtattcagggatatatAGGGATATGTAGGCAATGCATGTGTATACACTTCCCTGTTTAAATGTAGTATATGTAGTTGTGATATAGACCttgcgaaagtcgctgtacttaaAGAGACAAACTATTCAAAATAATCAACAACATTTTTCTCCGCATGGCACCACTCAATGCACATCTCTCCCATATAATGTCGGAAATTTCATCCTCTACTGCATACAgagaagaaatcaaacccaatagaaTACGTTTTAGAttagaacaaggaggttgaacctccttgattagaAGTAGCGCTAGTTGACgacttttatttcatgtcatgTTCATTTTGGTAttgtatactactagtataccgTATTACTATCATCATTGTATTTCCATGTATACAGTACTtgtaattagcctttgggcatgaatttgcaataaatatattatgattattattaaaTACATACCTGTTCATCAGTGGTCATGTTGACATTAATGAGTTTCGTGGTCTGGAAGACAAACGGTAGGTCCTCAGCGTGACAGACGTGGCCGTAACAGTAACTGTGGTGGTCCCACAGGTGTTTGAAGGAGAAGACGTGATCGAACAGGTACAGCCACACGTCACTTCCAGCGGAAGCGGCGCTGCGGATCACGTGACGTGTCGGGCACGTGAACATCCAGTCTGTGGCCATGACGGATAGGATCGGGCGGTAGTCTTTGGACTTTTGTGGATCGTACTCGTGCAAGACTGCCAACGCCTTCTCGTGAACAAACGCGACAAGAAGCTCGGCGAGTTTCAGCTTGCTCGTTATGGGGTGATGAAAACCCATGTAGATGTACATTACGTTCTCTTCCAGGGTGGTTCCTATGATGAAGGGTTTCTTCTGAAATTTTCCATTGGAGAAGAGGTCTACGGTTTGACCGGGAAGTAAGTCCGAGTCTATGGTCGGTCCCCACTGCATGAACATCTCAACAGCTCTGAGAGGATTGTCAATAAATTTGGAGGCTTTTGCAGAAGCTGTGACGACAGCGTCGGCGTCTTTGGAGCGGAGACACGTCATATCACCATGGGAACAGTTCAGCAAATCAGCGACGTAGTTTCCCAAGCGGACAGCCTCCCATTTAGTTTTGTGTGGGATGGAAAAGGGCACGCTCAACATAATGGCTCGATGGAAAAGCGCCTCTGATCGGTCGGAGACTAGATGAATAGCGATAGAATCTGACCCGGAGCTCTGTCCGAAAAGTGTGACACGATCCTTGTCTCCTCCGAAACTGGCGATGTTCTCTTGAACCCATTTTAACGCCTCAACCTGGTCTAATAAACCCTGGTTTCCTTCGGCGTCGTCCTCACCCCCAGCAGTAACCAGGAAGCCCAAAGCGCCCAGCCTGTAGTTAGTCGTTACCACGATCGTGCTGGTTTTGTTGGCTAGGATACGCCCGTCATATATCAGAGCAGACCCAGTGCCCATTCCGTAGTTGCCACCGTAGAGCCAGAATAAGACTGGAAGCTTGACAGTCGAGTTGTTGACGACGTGACTGGGAGCGAAGATGTTGAGATATAGACAGTCTTCGCTCTGTTTCATGTCTCGAGGGCACTCGTGCTCGGGGTCTGGATAGTCCGGGCGATCGCAGATACCCTGCCGACATGCTGGACCCGGTACGGTCCCGTCGCGAACATCGGGCGCCCAGGATTTCTTGTACGTCTGGGGAGGCTTCCATCGCAGATCGCCCACCGGTGGGTCTGCGAAGGGGAGCCCCATGAAGATCACACCCTCCTCTACGTACATGCCTCTCACGGCGCCGAACTGCGTCTGAACGACCGGGCCATCCTCATTGACGACGACGTAGCCAACACAGACGGACACAACTGTACTGAGGACTAGCAGGAGATACACCTGCCTCTGTGATGCCATCTTGTTCTTGTGTAACTAACTGGGTCAATGTGTTTGTTTTGAGGCTAGCTGTGCAAACTACGTACTTTGGACCGTTATCTTGTGACTCttgataaggccatgttggttgCATGttatcctctgggaacctcaaaactggtgcgagcgtgcgaataaaaaagtttaacccCAAAACGTTACTTTATGAAATCAGTCAGGAAGGTcgaacaaatgacttaacacacacagtatggtataccaaagaTGAACGACAGactcttaatttttgttctttcacatcccATTTGACTATATTTtgatttattgagattttttcaACGCCATAAGCATCCGTTTTACGGTGTTTTGTTGCACATGTCGGCATTTATTTGCTAAtattgcagctgctttgtacgtaTTAAGATATAGTTGAAGACTTTTACTTAAACGTACAAATATTGATGCCCACGTTGGCCGGATGGCATACATATAATGGAATTAACGCGGCCTCATTatgtaatatgtacattgcaGGTTATTGCCCTGAAGGCGTCACTTGTTCTGAGTGAAACCtagccttcaccaggccttcctttgggggtgcggggatcgtagaattcgccaaaaaaattgggaaattggccaggggagtcagtccacgcttatgTTTATGTTTCCCCTCCAGCTGCGCGACCGGCCAACTCCGCTGGTGACAAACTCTCCATGCAAATTTTTCTCATATTACAACAGCCAGCGTAGCCAGTCTTGTAGAGACTAAGTGAGACTAGCAGTAGTGTACTTTGGACCAGTAACAGCTAGCGTGGCTTCGTAAAGTCCTTGTCGCATGCGTATCTCGCTATGTGCACGTGAACTTGTGATGTCAAACAATTTTATGTCAATACTGAATGTACGTGAACTTGTGATGTCAAACAGCTTTATGTCAATACTGAATACGTCACATGAGCAAGGTCTGCTAGTGTCTGAACACGAGTTCTGCACGTGTTTGGGAGAGTCCCCTgtgtgttcggggagagccacaaCTCGAACAAGCGTATCTCACTATGTACATGAACTTGAGAAGTTAAACAATTTTGTGTCAATACTGGATACGTCGCATGAACAAAGTCTGAACACGAGCTCTGTACTTGTTTGGGAGAGTCACACGTACCTCTAGCACGTTAAAAAATCCGCCACACTCATCGAAAGGAGTaaggattaggggtgggtagcggtacagaaaattaggtccaggtccggatcaggtccagaggattaaggtccaggtccggacctgaacctggacctgattcagtacgtgaaaacttatgaatggacgacactcaaaacaatggtccatttagcCACAAGGAAATCTGTTTGGCGGGGTATTCTACTCCTAtggacgttttaaaatcctataaggctaactgtctctgtacgattgactgtgaAACTTGGGAGAGATGACTATAAATTCTCCTCTACTTCGGTTCATATTATCTGTTCCTTTTTCTATTAggcccaacatccggtctaccgaattttttcaggtccgtttttttcagaccgatccaacaagaaaaaacggttttgtaccgcgCGATGTACCGGTGCCCTAGCAGGGATCCCTCCCCGCAAGATAGACAGATGTAATCGCTGAGGCAATTAAAAGGACAACACAATCAAGATAAAGCACTCAACACTCACTTTATTGCCAAGACAAAAGTAGGACTTACATAGCAATTCTACCACATTAATTTGTACCACTTAAACTTTGTTATCgtttttacatgtatacaggcctcattgatattatatatatatatatatatatatacacgaaaAGATTATGAGAAATAATTCTATACAGATTTCTTTACAATtaaatgaagaagaaaagaagaagaagaaatgcagTCTTAAAAGTATATCATGTACATTGACATCACAGTTCAAGATATTGGGCCTGTGACTTTACAATAGTCTTATCTCATGTCGTTAAAACGTTTGATCGTTTTGTCAGCTGCAAATTTAATATAATATATCAGCTAGTTAGCTGCCTAGTGTCCATATTGTATTGTCTCTGCCGCAATTCGAATAAAGTCAAACCTCCAAACAGGCAAAACAGTTGCATCTCCAGATTGATTCCAATTTTGTCTCATGAGAAGTTTCAGTAATTGTTGAATACGGCAACTTTGTGGATATTGCTCAACTTATGAAAACAAGTCactaccagctgtccctgtgttgccatggcaatagcCAGAGGAGCGTCCAAGTCCGTAGCTATGTGTTTGAGAAACCTacctgtcttgtcaaacatctccacacggTTGTTTCCGTAgtctgccacgatgatgttacctgccctgtctgtgCAGATGCCAAGGGGATAGTCAAGTTGACCCTCGCCACTTCCCTTACttccaaactggaacagaaactgtccgTGCTCGTTGTACACAACGACGCAGTGACTGTCGCAGTCTGTcacaagaatgttcccctccccatccacagTGAGATACTGCGGGAACTTCATCCCCTGTGGCTGACCCATATtgaagaaatctgttttgctaTCACCACCCATTGTTCTCACAAGTGTCCCGTCTGGCCTGAACACTAGCACTTCACCTTGCCGGTTGTCCCTGTCTCCTgtggtttgtgtgatgaggatgtggttcc
The sequence above is drawn from the Branchiostoma floridae strain S238N-H82 chromosome 17, Bfl_VNyyK, whole genome shotgun sequence genome and encodes:
- the LOC118404325 gene encoding cAMP-regulated D2 protein-like, which codes for MASQRQVYLLLVLSTVVSVCVGYVVVNEDGPVVQTQFGAVRGMYVEEGVIFMGLPFADPPVGDLRWKPPQTYKKSWAPDVRDGTVPGPACRQGICDRPDYPDPEHECPRDMKQSEDCLYLNIFAPSHVVNNSTVKLPVLFWLYGGNYGMGTGSALIYDGRILANKTSTIVVTTNYRLGALGFLVTAGGEDDAEGNQGLLDQVEALKWVQENIASFGGDKDRVTLFGQSSGSDSIAIHLVSDRSEALFHRAIMLSVPFSIPHKTKWEAVRLGNYVADLLNCSHGDMTCLRSKDADAVVTASAKASKFIDNPLRAVEMFMQWGPTIDSDLLPGQTVDLFSNGKFQKKPFIIGTTLEENVMYIYMGFHHPITSKLKLAELLVAFVHEKALAVLHEYDPQKSKDYRPILSVMATDWMFTCPTRHVIRSAASAGSDVWLYLFDHVFSFKHLWDHHSYCYGHVCHAEDLPFVFQTTKLINVNMTTDEQVLADSIAYHYGNFAHTGDPNKPSPYASSIQPPVLHWPAYSKENNYTCLNITTPRNVLLENYRGEKCDFFDKINVYP